A stretch of the uncultured Fusobacterium sp. genome encodes the following:
- a CDS encoding esterase-like activity of phytase family protein: MVESTPLKNYRNEKISGRVIPEGIVGSTGEKALNFDMSRLSNDFDGLDTEGIAVDKDGNFWLCDEYGPFIAKATKDGRIVEKYGPKEGLPEILKYRVPNRGFEGLTIDENGDVYATVQSPLDIDGKTKKNAEYTRIVRFNPETKETTMYAYPVDKNYKHFGNAKIGDICSIGNGKFLIIEQGKQNGEMQNLIYLIDINGADEIENNGDLEYGRLKDLKPVKKELLIDLRKYGWNIEKAEGLTLLPDGKTIAVVNDNDFGIQTKLEDPENKNSDLEDYSYDRDKKEFFYKGKEAKKVKIGMEQNSKAERESQIWFFKLDSKLN; encoded by the coding sequence ATAGTAGAGAGTACTCCTTTAAAAAATTATAGAAATGAGAAGATATCAGGAAGAGTTATTCCAGAAGGTATTGTAGGATCAACAGGAGAAAAGGCTCTGAATTTTGATATGAGCAGATTGAGTAATGATTTTGATGGACTTGATACAGAGGGAATAGCAGTAGATAAAGATGGGAACTTTTGGTTATGTGATGAGTATGGACCTTTTATAGCAAAGGCAACTAAAGATGGAAGAATAGTTGAAAAATATGGTCCTAAAGAGGGATTACCAGAAATATTAAAATATAGAGTTCCAAATAGAGGATTTGAAGGGTTAACAATAGATGAAAATGGAGATGTATATGCAACAGTACAAAGTCCATTAGACATAGATGGAAAAACAAAGAAAAATGCAGAGTACACAAGAATAGTTAGGTTTAATCCTGAAACAAAAGAAACAACAATGTATGCTTATCCAGTAGATAAAAATTATAAGCATTTTGGAAATGCAAAAATAGGGGATATTTGCTCAATAGGAAATGGAAAGTTTTTAATAATAGAGCAAGGAAAACAAAATGGAGAGATGCAAAATTTAATCTATTTGATAGATATAAATGGTGCTGATGAGATAGAAAATAATGGAGATCTTGAATATGGTAGATTAAAAGATTTAAAACCAGTGAAAAAAGAGCTTTTAATAGATTTAAGAAAATATGGTTGGAATATAGAAAAGGCAGAGGGACTTACTCTTCTTCCAGATGGAAAAACAATAGCAGTTGTAAATGATAATGATTTCGGAATTCAAACTAAACTTGAAGATCCAGAAAATAAAAATTCAGATTTAGAAGATTACAGCTATGATAGAGATAAAAAAGAGTTTTTCTATAAAGGTAAAGAGGCTAAAAAAGTTAAAATTGGAATGGAACAAAATAGCAAAGCAGAGAGAGAAAGTCAAATATGGTTCTTTAAATTAGATAGTAAATTAAACTAG